From Aquila chrysaetos chrysaetos chromosome 3, bAquChr1.4, whole genome shotgun sequence, the proteins below share one genomic window:
- the LOC115339643 gene encoding bladder cancer-associated protein isoform X1, translating into MDPLSQLQKQLSCRRSCWRLFRSTSDCCCHKAPASQPATMYCLQWLLPVLLIPKPLNPALWFSHSMFMGFYLLSFLLERKPCTICALVFLAALFLICYSCWGNCFLYHCTGSQLPESAHDPSIVGT; encoded by the coding sequence AACAGCTTTCCTGCCGGAGGAGTTGCTGGAGACTGTTCCGGAGTACATCTGATTGCTGCTGCCACAAggccccagccagccagccagccacaaTGTACTGCCTTCAGTGGTTGCTACCTGTCCTGCTCATACCCAAGCCCCTCAACCCAGCGTTGTGGTTCAGTCACTCAATGTTCATGGGCTTCTACCTGCTCAGTTTCCTCCTGGAACGGAAACCTTGCACAATCTGTGCCTTGGTCTTCCTGGCAGCTCTATTCCTCATCTGCTACAGCTGCTGGGGGAACTGCTTCTTGTATCACTGCACAGGATCCCAGTTACCAGAATCAGCTCACGATCCCAGCATAGTGGGCACCTAG
- the SRC gene encoding proto-oncogene tyrosine-protein kinase Src isoform X3 produces MGSSKSKPKDPSQRRRSLEPADNAHHGGYPASQTPSKAAAPDAHRTPSRSFGTMAAESKLFGGFNTSDTVTSPQRAGALAGGVTTFVALYDYESRTETDLSFKKGERLQIVNNTRKVDVREGDWWLAHSLTTGQTGYIPSNYVAPSDSIQAEEWYFGKITRRESERLLLNPENPRGTFLVRESETTKGAYCLSVSDFDNAKGLNVKHYKIRKLDSGGFYITSRTQFNSLQQLVAYYSKHADGLCHRLTNVCPTSKPQTQGLAKDAWEIPRESLRLEVKLGQGCFGEVWMGTWNGTTRVAIKTLKPGTMSPEAFLQEAQVMKKLRHEKLVQLYAVVSEEPIYIVTEYMSKGSLLDFLKGEMGKYLRLPQLVDMAAQIASGMAYVERMNYVHRDLRAANILVGENLVCKVADFGLARLIEDNEYTARQGAKFPIKWTAPEAALYGRFTIKSDVWSFGILLTELTTKGRVPYPGMVNREVLDQVERGYRMPCPPECPESLHDLMCQCWRKDPEERPTFEYLQAFLEDYFTSTEPQYQPGENL; encoded by the exons AtggggagcagcaagagcaagCCCAAAGACCCCAGCCAGCGCCGGCGCAGCCTGGAGCCCGCCGACAACGCCCACCACGGGGGCTACCCGGCCTCGCAGACGCCCAGCAAGGCGGCAGCTCCCGACGCCCATCGCACTCCCAGCCGCTCCTTCGGGACCATGGCCGCTGAGTCCAAGCTCTTTGGAGGCTTCAACACCTCCGACACGGTCACCTCGCCGCAGCGTGCTGGGGCACTGGCTG GTGGAGTCACCACCTTCGTGGCCCTCTACGACTATGAGTCCCGGACCGAAACAGACTTGTCCTTCAAGAAAGGAGAGCGCCTGCAAATCGTCAACAACAC GAGAAAAGTGGACGTCAG GGAAGGTGACTGGTGGCTGGCTCATTCCCTCACTACAGGACAGACGGGCTACATCCCCAGTAACTATGTCGCGCCCTCAGACTCCATCCAGGCTGAAGA GTGGTATTTTGGGAAGATCACTCGCCGGGAGTCCGAGCGGCTGCTGCTCAACCCCGAAAACCCCCGAGGGACCTTCCTGGTCCGGGAAAGTGAGACCACGAAAG GTGCCTACTGCCTCTCCGTCTCTGACTTTGACAACGCCAAGGGGCTCAACGTGAAGCACTACAAGATCCGCAAGCTGGACAGTGGCGGCTTCTACATCACCTCCCGCACCCAGTTcaacagcctgcagcagctggtggcCTATTACTCCA AACACGCCGACGGCTTGTGCCACCGTCTCACCAACGTCTGCCCCACGTCCAAGCCCCAGACCCAAGGCCTTGCCAAAGATGCCTGGGAAATCCCCCGGGAATCGCTGCGGCTGGAGGTCAAGCTGGGACAGGGCTGCTTCGGAGAGGTGTGGATGG GGACCTGGAACGGCACCACCCGGGTGGCGATCAAGACACTGAAGCCTGGCACCATGTCCCCGGAGGCCTTCCTGCAGGAAGCCCAGGTCATGAAGAAGCTCCGGCACGAGAAGCTGGTTCAGCTCTACGCGGTGGTTTCGGAGGAGCCCATTTATATTGTCACTGAGTACATGAGCAAGG GGAGCCTCCTGGACTTCCTGAAGGGTGAGATGGGCAAGTACCTGCGGCTGCCCCAGCTCGTGGATATGGCGGCTCAG ATCGCATCCGGCATGGCCTACGTGGAGAGGATGAACTACGTCCACCGAGACCTCCGGGCGGCCAACATCCTCGTGGGAGAGAACCTGGTGTGCAAAGTGGCCGACTTTGGCTTGGCACGCCTCATCGAGGACAACGAGTACACCGCTCGGCAAG GTGCAAAGTTCCCCATCAAGTGGACGGCCCCTGAAGCTGCTCTGTACGGCAGGTTTACCATCAAGTCAGACGTCTGGTCCTTTGGCATCCTCTTGACCGAGCTGACCACCAAGGGCAGAGTGCCGTACCCAG GGATGGTGAACCGGGAGGTGCTGGACCAGGTGGAGCGGGGGTACCGCATGCCCTGCCCGCCCGAGTGCCCCGAGTCCCTGCACGACCTCATGTGCCAGTGCTGGCGGAAGGACCCAGAGGAGCGACCCACCTTCGAGTACCTGCAGGCTTTCCTGGAGGACTACTTCACCTCGACAGAGCCCCAGTACCAGCCTGGCGAGAACCTATAG
- the LOC115339643 gene encoding bladder cancer-associated protein isoform X2 — protein sequence MYCLQWLLPVLLIPKPLNPALWFSHSMFMGFYLLSFLLERKPCTICALVFLAALFLICYSCWGNCFLYHCTGSQLPESAHDPSIVGT from the coding sequence aTGTACTGCCTTCAGTGGTTGCTACCTGTCCTGCTCATACCCAAGCCCCTCAACCCAGCGTTGTGGTTCAGTCACTCAATGTTCATGGGCTTCTACCTGCTCAGTTTCCTCCTGGAACGGAAACCTTGCACAATCTGTGCCTTGGTCTTCCTGGCAGCTCTATTCCTCATCTGCTACAGCTGCTGGGGGAACTGCTTCTTGTATCACTGCACAGGATCCCAGTTACCAGAATCAGCTCACGATCCCAGCATAGTGGGCACCTAG
- the SRC gene encoding proto-oncogene tyrosine-protein kinase Src isoform X4, translated as MPRVAGEKDPAGLGGLEGMVPLVSTSRGDAEPALGCRGWRSSRDHPCPGDGPDSRLLSPPLLLGESSSLHAQSCSPTPTPRWDPMGSTRLRRISPPSPSVLPAGAYCLSVSDFDNAKGLNVKHYKIRKLDSGGFYITSRTQFNSLQQLVAYYSKHADGLCHRLTNVCPTSKPQTQGLAKDAWEIPRESLRLEVKLGQGCFGEVWMGTWNGTTRVAIKTLKPGTMSPEAFLQEAQVMKKLRHEKLVQLYAVVSEEPIYIVTEYMSKGSLLDFLKGEMGKYLRLPQLVDMAAQIASGMAYVERMNYVHRDLRAANILVGENLVCKVADFGLARLIEDNEYTARQGAKFPIKWTAPEAALYGRFTIKSDVWSFGILLTELTTKGRVPYPGMVNREVLDQVERGYRMPCPPECPESLHDLMCQCWRKDPEERPTFEYLQAFLEDYFTSTEPQYQPGENL; from the exons ATGCCGCGTGTTGCCGGAGAGAAGGAcccggcagggctgggggggctggaggggatggTGCCCCTTGTTAGCACATCCCGTGGGGATGCTGAGCCGGCTCTCGGCtgccggggctggaggagcagcagggatcACCCATGCCCAGGTGACGGACCTGACAGCCGCCTCCTTTCGCCTCCTCTGCTTTTGggtgaaagcagcagcctgcatGCCCAGTCCTGCTCCCCCACACCCACCCCTCGGTGGGACCCCATGGGGAGCACCCGTCTGCGGCGCatctccccccccagcccctcggtCCTGCCTGCAGGTGCCTACTGCCTCTCCGTCTCTGACTTTGACAACGCCAAGGGGCTCAACGTGAAGCACTACAAGATCCGCAAGCTGGACAGTGGCGGCTTCTACATCACCTCCCGCACCCAGTTcaacagcctgcagcagctggtggcCTATTACTCCA AACACGCCGACGGCTTGTGCCACCGTCTCACCAACGTCTGCCCCACGTCCAAGCCCCAGACCCAAGGCCTTGCCAAAGATGCCTGGGAAATCCCCCGGGAATCGCTGCGGCTGGAGGTCAAGCTGGGACAGGGCTGCTTCGGAGAGGTGTGGATGG GGACCTGGAACGGCACCACCCGGGTGGCGATCAAGACACTGAAGCCTGGCACCATGTCCCCGGAGGCCTTCCTGCAGGAAGCCCAGGTCATGAAGAAGCTCCGGCACGAGAAGCTGGTTCAGCTCTACGCGGTGGTTTCGGAGGAGCCCATTTATATTGTCACTGAGTACATGAGCAAGG GGAGCCTCCTGGACTTCCTGAAGGGTGAGATGGGCAAGTACCTGCGGCTGCCCCAGCTCGTGGATATGGCGGCTCAG ATCGCATCCGGCATGGCCTACGTGGAGAGGATGAACTACGTCCACCGAGACCTCCGGGCGGCCAACATCCTCGTGGGAGAGAACCTGGTGTGCAAAGTGGCCGACTTTGGCTTGGCACGCCTCATCGAGGACAACGAGTACACCGCTCGGCAAG GTGCAAAGTTCCCCATCAAGTGGACGGCCCCTGAAGCTGCTCTGTACGGCAGGTTTACCATCAAGTCAGACGTCTGGTCCTTTGGCATCCTCTTGACCGAGCTGACCACCAAGGGCAGAGTGCCGTACCCAG GGATGGTGAACCGGGAGGTGCTGGACCAGGTGGAGCGGGGGTACCGCATGCCCTGCCCGCCCGAGTGCCCCGAGTCCCTGCACGACCTCATGTGCCAGTGCTGGCGGAAGGACCCAGAGGAGCGACCCACCTTCGAGTACCTGCAGGCTTTCCTGGAGGACTACTTCACCTCGACAGAGCCCCAGTACCAGCCTGGCGAGAACCTATAG
- the SRC gene encoding proto-oncogene tyrosine-protein kinase Src isoform X2: MQLWVLQISAVRPGTMGSSKSKPKDPSQRRRSLEPADNAHHGGYPASQTPSKAAAPDAHRTPSRSFGTMAAESKLFGGFNTSDTVTSPQRAGALAGGVTTFVALYDYESRTETDLSFKKGERLQIVNNTEGDWWLAHSLTTGQTGYIPSNYVAPSDSIQAEEWYFGKITRRESERLLLNPENPRGTFLVRESETTKGAYCLSVSDFDNAKGLNVKHYKIRKLDSGGFYITSRTQFNSLQQLVAYYSKHADGLCHRLTNVCPTSKPQTQGLAKDAWEIPRESLRLEVKLGQGCFGEVWMGTWNGTTRVAIKTLKPGTMSPEAFLQEAQVMKKLRHEKLVQLYAVVSEEPIYIVTEYMSKGSLLDFLKGEMGKYLRLPQLVDMAAQIASGMAYVERMNYVHRDLRAANILVGENLVCKVADFGLARLIEDNEYTARQGAKFPIKWTAPEAALYGRFTIKSDVWSFGILLTELTTKGRVPYPGMVNREVLDQVERGYRMPCPPECPESLHDLMCQCWRKDPEERPTFEYLQAFLEDYFTSTEPQYQPGENL; the protein is encoded by the exons ATGCAGCTGTGGGTTCTCCAAATTTCTGCCGTCAGA CCCGGGACCAtggggagcagcaagagcaagCCCAAAGACCCCAGCCAGCGCCGGCGCAGCCTGGAGCCCGCCGACAACGCCCACCACGGGGGCTACCCGGCCTCGCAGACGCCCAGCAAGGCGGCAGCTCCCGACGCCCATCGCACTCCCAGCCGCTCCTTCGGGACCATGGCCGCTGAGTCCAAGCTCTTTGGAGGCTTCAACACCTCCGACACGGTCACCTCGCCGCAGCGTGCTGGGGCACTGGCTG GTGGAGTCACCACCTTCGTGGCCCTCTACGACTATGAGTCCCGGACCGAAACAGACTTGTCCTTCAAGAAAGGAGAGCGCCTGCAAATCGTCAACAACAC GGAAGGTGACTGGTGGCTGGCTCATTCCCTCACTACAGGACAGACGGGCTACATCCCCAGTAACTATGTCGCGCCCTCAGACTCCATCCAGGCTGAAGA GTGGTATTTTGGGAAGATCACTCGCCGGGAGTCCGAGCGGCTGCTGCTCAACCCCGAAAACCCCCGAGGGACCTTCCTGGTCCGGGAAAGTGAGACCACGAAAG GTGCCTACTGCCTCTCCGTCTCTGACTTTGACAACGCCAAGGGGCTCAACGTGAAGCACTACAAGATCCGCAAGCTGGACAGTGGCGGCTTCTACATCACCTCCCGCACCCAGTTcaacagcctgcagcagctggtggcCTATTACTCCA AACACGCCGACGGCTTGTGCCACCGTCTCACCAACGTCTGCCCCACGTCCAAGCCCCAGACCCAAGGCCTTGCCAAAGATGCCTGGGAAATCCCCCGGGAATCGCTGCGGCTGGAGGTCAAGCTGGGACAGGGCTGCTTCGGAGAGGTGTGGATGG GGACCTGGAACGGCACCACCCGGGTGGCGATCAAGACACTGAAGCCTGGCACCATGTCCCCGGAGGCCTTCCTGCAGGAAGCCCAGGTCATGAAGAAGCTCCGGCACGAGAAGCTGGTTCAGCTCTACGCGGTGGTTTCGGAGGAGCCCATTTATATTGTCACTGAGTACATGAGCAAGG GGAGCCTCCTGGACTTCCTGAAGGGTGAGATGGGCAAGTACCTGCGGCTGCCCCAGCTCGTGGATATGGCGGCTCAG ATCGCATCCGGCATGGCCTACGTGGAGAGGATGAACTACGTCCACCGAGACCTCCGGGCGGCCAACATCCTCGTGGGAGAGAACCTGGTGTGCAAAGTGGCCGACTTTGGCTTGGCACGCCTCATCGAGGACAACGAGTACACCGCTCGGCAAG GTGCAAAGTTCCCCATCAAGTGGACGGCCCCTGAAGCTGCTCTGTACGGCAGGTTTACCATCAAGTCAGACGTCTGGTCCTTTGGCATCCTCTTGACCGAGCTGACCACCAAGGGCAGAGTGCCGTACCCAG GGATGGTGAACCGGGAGGTGCTGGACCAGGTGGAGCGGGGGTACCGCATGCCCTGCCCGCCCGAGTGCCCCGAGTCCCTGCACGACCTCATGTGCCAGTGCTGGCGGAAGGACCCAGAGGAGCGACCCACCTTCGAGTACCTGCAGGCTTTCCTGGAGGACTACTTCACCTCGACAGAGCCCCAGTACCAGCCTGGCGAGAACCTATAG
- the SRC gene encoding proto-oncogene tyrosine-protein kinase Src isoform X1: MQLWVLQISAVRPGTMGSSKSKPKDPSQRRRSLEPADNAHHGGYPASQTPSKAAAPDAHRTPSRSFGTMAAESKLFGGFNTSDTVTSPQRAGALAGGVTTFVALYDYESRTETDLSFKKGERLQIVNNTRKVDVREGDWWLAHSLTTGQTGYIPSNYVAPSDSIQAEEWYFGKITRRESERLLLNPENPRGTFLVRESETTKGAYCLSVSDFDNAKGLNVKHYKIRKLDSGGFYITSRTQFNSLQQLVAYYSKHADGLCHRLTNVCPTSKPQTQGLAKDAWEIPRESLRLEVKLGQGCFGEVWMGTWNGTTRVAIKTLKPGTMSPEAFLQEAQVMKKLRHEKLVQLYAVVSEEPIYIVTEYMSKGSLLDFLKGEMGKYLRLPQLVDMAAQIASGMAYVERMNYVHRDLRAANILVGENLVCKVADFGLARLIEDNEYTARQGAKFPIKWTAPEAALYGRFTIKSDVWSFGILLTELTTKGRVPYPGMVNREVLDQVERGYRMPCPPECPESLHDLMCQCWRKDPEERPTFEYLQAFLEDYFTSTEPQYQPGENL; encoded by the exons ATGCAGCTGTGGGTTCTCCAAATTTCTGCCGTCAGA CCCGGGACCAtggggagcagcaagagcaagCCCAAAGACCCCAGCCAGCGCCGGCGCAGCCTGGAGCCCGCCGACAACGCCCACCACGGGGGCTACCCGGCCTCGCAGACGCCCAGCAAGGCGGCAGCTCCCGACGCCCATCGCACTCCCAGCCGCTCCTTCGGGACCATGGCCGCTGAGTCCAAGCTCTTTGGAGGCTTCAACACCTCCGACACGGTCACCTCGCCGCAGCGTGCTGGGGCACTGGCTG GTGGAGTCACCACCTTCGTGGCCCTCTACGACTATGAGTCCCGGACCGAAACAGACTTGTCCTTCAAGAAAGGAGAGCGCCTGCAAATCGTCAACAACAC GAGAAAAGTGGACGTCAG GGAAGGTGACTGGTGGCTGGCTCATTCCCTCACTACAGGACAGACGGGCTACATCCCCAGTAACTATGTCGCGCCCTCAGACTCCATCCAGGCTGAAGA GTGGTATTTTGGGAAGATCACTCGCCGGGAGTCCGAGCGGCTGCTGCTCAACCCCGAAAACCCCCGAGGGACCTTCCTGGTCCGGGAAAGTGAGACCACGAAAG GTGCCTACTGCCTCTCCGTCTCTGACTTTGACAACGCCAAGGGGCTCAACGTGAAGCACTACAAGATCCGCAAGCTGGACAGTGGCGGCTTCTACATCACCTCCCGCACCCAGTTcaacagcctgcagcagctggtggcCTATTACTCCA AACACGCCGACGGCTTGTGCCACCGTCTCACCAACGTCTGCCCCACGTCCAAGCCCCAGACCCAAGGCCTTGCCAAAGATGCCTGGGAAATCCCCCGGGAATCGCTGCGGCTGGAGGTCAAGCTGGGACAGGGCTGCTTCGGAGAGGTGTGGATGG GGACCTGGAACGGCACCACCCGGGTGGCGATCAAGACACTGAAGCCTGGCACCATGTCCCCGGAGGCCTTCCTGCAGGAAGCCCAGGTCATGAAGAAGCTCCGGCACGAGAAGCTGGTTCAGCTCTACGCGGTGGTTTCGGAGGAGCCCATTTATATTGTCACTGAGTACATGAGCAAGG GGAGCCTCCTGGACTTCCTGAAGGGTGAGATGGGCAAGTACCTGCGGCTGCCCCAGCTCGTGGATATGGCGGCTCAG ATCGCATCCGGCATGGCCTACGTGGAGAGGATGAACTACGTCCACCGAGACCTCCGGGCGGCCAACATCCTCGTGGGAGAGAACCTGGTGTGCAAAGTGGCCGACTTTGGCTTGGCACGCCTCATCGAGGACAACGAGTACACCGCTCGGCAAG GTGCAAAGTTCCCCATCAAGTGGACGGCCCCTGAAGCTGCTCTGTACGGCAGGTTTACCATCAAGTCAGACGTCTGGTCCTTTGGCATCCTCTTGACCGAGCTGACCACCAAGGGCAGAGTGCCGTACCCAG GGATGGTGAACCGGGAGGTGCTGGACCAGGTGGAGCGGGGGTACCGCATGCCCTGCCCGCCCGAGTGCCCCGAGTCCCTGCACGACCTCATGTGCCAGTGCTGGCGGAAGGACCCAGAGGAGCGACCCACCTTCGAGTACCTGCAGGCTTTCCTGGAGGACTACTTCACCTCGACAGAGCCCCAGTACCAGCCTGGCGAGAACCTATAG